The DNA segment AGTTGCAATTCTGTCTCGGTTAGACCACATAATATGTCCCCGACAATGTAGAATAGTACGTATAGACTTGATATTGTGCACTTGGGCAAAACCATTCTGCATAAAATGGCCTTTCCCAAGTTGATGATACAAATTTGGATGTGAAAGAATGATATTAAAAGTTTGTataatatgaaaaatgtgattATCTTTGACTTAATTCATTAAGAAATATACCTATATGCTTATTTCTGTTGCTCAGAGGCTGATTAAGTCAACGCAGGGAGGAGAGAAAAGAACGACAAGTCGGAAGCGTGAGAGCAGTGCCTGCGCGCTATGTAGTGAAATAATGATCAAATCAGGCAATATATAAAAGGTGCCAAAGGAAAGAAATGTAGATTGGGGTTGTTCTAGCGCATGCTGTGTTTGTCACAGGTAGTTAATCACTGGCGGTGTGATTCTCATTCAACAAGGTGTGCCAGCGCTCGATCTTCTTGTCTTTGTTCTTCAAACACTCATACCAGTGTTTTAGCCTCTCTCCTTTGGCGGTGATGCCAAGCTGGCAGCCCCCTGGAGAGTTGGAATTCAGATGTGAGAACTTGCTAGTAATGGCTGCTCAATTTTTGAGTTTGCATTTGattttatggagaaaaaaaaaaagctttaccaATATAGTCATTAGACTTCCCAATATCATAGTCCCACACCGAAACATCTAAAGTCTTCTTAGCCAGTTCAccgtgtttaatatcaaagctGAATTCCTAAAAATGGAAGTAAAACACAATTTACTAATATTTGTTGTATGCAAGATTTGGGGAGCTGACTTTTAAGGAATAAATCACATTTACATTTCAGTAAATAATTTCTGACAACCTCATTAAATTCTGGGTTTAGTGTCCTCTTCTTGATCTGAGTTTTGCACTTTCCCTTCTTCCCCATGTCAGGTTTCAGAATTCTGTGAATTATAGAAAGCAGGTTTGTAAGACTTTTTCTGATGTCAAATTCAAGCACTTTCAAGAGCAACATCTCATCTTTTCAGAATGCTACAAGTGCAGCAAAtagcacaaatatacacacacacaaaaaacacggTTTAGTATATGGTGTacccagaaaaataaaataaacggaGACAATGTCTAATCTACAAGTATCACCCCATTTTATATAATTTCCCCTTCAAACATTTCCAGTTATGTAAAATATATCTTTATGCACATTTAAGTACTTCATTCAATAATAGCAATAAGAATGTAAGCAATTCAGGACCCAAAATGACATTCAATGCAAAGTTTAGTACTTACATTTTGACATACGGGTCAGAATATCCATTGGCATCCATAGCAGCTAAATGAACACAACGTACCACACCTACAAGGAGGCGGTTCAGCTGCGTGCTGTACATGAGGGAGATAAGAATACGACCACGTTCCTCTGCTTCACCGCCATCTTTTGCTGACTAGACACAAGAGCaagaaaaagacacatttatgataGACTGCATTACAAACGATGGCGGAATCTGTTGCGTTTAGTTATTCTCTTGAAAAATAAGGACACCTCATCTTCATAGAGAGCAATTCCCCGAGCTCCACCAGCTGTTGCTGTTCTCTTGGtctgtgaaaaaatacattatatcaGATTGGGATTCAGAAGAGGAGAGAAAGAAGGCAAATTGCTGTTACTCACCGGAACAACTCTCTCTAGACAGACGTTAAAATTTTTCTTCTGGTTCAATTTCAGCTTCTTCAGTGCCACTCGAGTCTCTCCAATGAACTCGTTGTGCCCAAACTTGTCCTCATCACAAACAGACAGCCTGTGGCACAAAGAATTGACTGACTGTAAAGTCTATGTCAAGTTAGACAGAGTGTGACTACAGTATCCACCTGAGGGTCTTCCGTTGCATGTCATCATCTGTCAGACCGTGATAGGTGAGAGTCTCGTTCCATGCTGGGTTGCGGGTGTTTCTCAAGGTCTTTGTGCGCAACTTTGTTGActgataaaaccaaaaaaagacaataagacTCATAAAGGCTTCTGAGCTCATATTTTtgcgtcatttttttaattaagtgcCAACATGACAACTTGATCCGACATGTTAGtcatgatttaatttattctttttaaattattttcattcttcAAAACCAGCAGATGTCAGGCTTGAGCTTGTAAAACAAACCCTATGCCATGTTcccttattattttttctcttaattaaaaatacataattatttatatttaaagtagTATAGAAAACTTATTTTCTAACCTTGCTAGCCCCTGGAAGCAGATGAAGCTTCACATACGGATCTGCCAATCCATTAGAATCCATTGGTTTCAAGCCCTAGTGATAAAAAGGAGAAATCATGTCCAATGCCAACAATGTTATTTAAGAGCTTTAGCAGCTATGTTCCACTAGAActaattaagttaaaaaaatactattattaaAGTATTCAAAATAACAAAGAGGCACATAAAACACCAAATCAAGTATTTTATGTGAACACACTGAAAGATGCTTTGCTTAATTACTaataaaatggctttaaatatgAATGCATACATTGAATCAGATGTACCTTTGCTTTCAGAATGCTACAATGAAGGCTGTTGCTTTCCTGGTCATACATCAAACTGAATTCTAGAGAGCCCAGAGTGGCTGAAAAACACCAAGAAAATTCACTTAGAATTACAACATATACACTGCATGCTATTATATAATCATGGTCTTACTATTGAACCAATAGCACCTTTGTAGTGAGATAGAACAATGATTAATAAAATTGCTATTATGGCGGATgtgtggttagtgtgttggcctcacagtgggggacctgggttcaaatctaagtCGGTacacccgtgtggagtttgcatgttctaccagggccagcgtgggttttctccgggtactccggtttcctcccacattccaaagacatgcatgttaggctgattggacactctaaattgcccctaggtatgagtgtatttATCTGAAATGGTTGATCAAAGCACTTTCTAAAAGAACATCAGGTCTCAACTCACTCGCTTCATCAGAGTCATAGTCATtggcctcctcctcttccgctGCAGGGGGAGCTTGATGTCGGGCAGGAGGAGCACTGTAAACAGCGGGCTGCCTTCTGTCCTCTTGTATAGCAGGAGGTGCTCTCGGCTCTGGAGGGACTGCGCCAGAAGAGTAAGCAGCTCCTTCGCGTCCCGgctgacctaaaaacacacataggcacacacacacgcaagcaTATAGCTTTGCTCCAAATTGAAGACCATCCATTAGCAGCCAGCCCAGCTGGCCCTCACCCTGCGGAGTCATGGAGGGCGCCACAACGGGCTGCGGTCTGGAGCTTTGAACAGGCACCATTCTCTTCATTACCATTGGGCTTCCCTGGTCCCCCTCATCGAGGCTAGCGTGGCCCGTGGCCGCACGAGGAACTGATGGTTTAGGGGCCACAGGTGGGTAACCAGCGCGGCCCTTCAGTTCTGCTCCTGAAAACAAGCATAATTCAGTAAAGCCATAAACACACACTATTCACGAGGGGAACGTGCATATTCGCATTTCAAGCCCTCACTGCAGCAGAATCTTTAATAACTCCCCAGTCTCTTTAGATACTTTTGATGTTGCAGCTTTTTGTTCAAAGGCATTGACCTACATTCAACACAAAAAGCTGCAGCAGTGTACTGCCACAGTGAAGTTCATAGCCTTTCCATCATGTCAAAAAAAGGTATTTCATGCATTGGCACCAAGAACCCCTTGGGGGGAAAACAGGTGAAAATGAATGGAGGTAAAACATGTCAAACTTTAGCCAGTATACCCATACCAGCAATCCTAAATAGGAGTTTTTGATGTTAAATTAAtcccaaaatgtttttgtcttcaacaattattttaagaaatttCTGGTTTTACACATGAAACCAGTGAAATGACTACTTGCCTGAAACCTGGTTGGTCGGTGGAGGATTCTGACTTTGACCtggaaaagagggaaaaaaatgtacacttgAAATATGGGCTGCAGCATCAATAAATATCACCAGGTGAAAACCTATGAAAGGTATACAGATTAGAGGCACTGCACTGCTGCACCTACCGGGTTTTTGTTGCAGAGTTGTCTGCTCCCGGGGTTTAGAGGACTCTTGGTCTTTCGTTTTGGATAATGTCATGGGTGCAGGAAGGAATTGTTTGGGGAATCCTTTAAAGAACCAGGCACCGGACCTCTTCCATACCTGAGAAAATACATGTTATTTGATATATTTGGTTTCCTAGCGTGATGTACTCACCTCACGTTGTTCTCTACAGATCTTGCAAAGCCACACGGCACGGGGCTTGCTGCCGCACTGAGTACCACATTTGGTACACATGTTCTAGGCACCAAGAAAATAGAAATATCATTACGCAAGGGTGACAAAGTGCCAAGTAACACGTTTGGCATCACAAATTCCCATTGACCTCTAGAGGGTCAAGACTCTCTGGGAATTCCTAAAATGTATTATGCATCATATTGAATAAGTCAAGTTTGCTACTGCGGTGAGGTTGAGTCGGTGCCTATGAACAGTTTAATTCTGAAAAACTCTGTTCATATCATAAGGGTCAAGACTATCTATGGGCTATGAATCAAATTGAGTAATTCAGCTACAACAGCCAGCATTCAAACATGACCAATGTCTAgtgaaattgtcattttgagTTCTTTAAGCACCTACCTTTTTGCAGTCCTCACACACCACTGAGCTGACCCCAGGTGTTCCCAGCTGTTCCCCACAAAGGACGCAGCGAGACAGCCCATCCCCACACACCGTCTTCTTCATGTCATCCAAGCGGTTTATCAAGCGCCTGCAGAAGCACACCTGGTGTCACTAAGGACTTCCTCACAAGTGGTTCACAAAGAAATTGCTACAACGTATTGAACAGATGCGCTGATGTCCTTTCCATACGGCGGATAATTGAAGTGTCTCACCCAATCCTTTCTTGCTCCATGGCCTCCATTTTCTCCGCTCGTGCAATCACGCCAtttatgatttctttttcttcatcagTCAGTTCTGGAGCAGATCCAGGGGCGGGGCCTGGCTGCATGGTCCAGTTGCCCCTGTCAGCCAAATAGTAAATCATGTCgtaatttaaacaaaacaaaggcaTATAAAAACATTGTGAGGGAGCGCCCATTAAAAATGAAGATgtcattaccaaaaaaaaaacaatactacacATAAAGATTACTATACTCCCTTATTTCCAAATTATAACCCATAACCTAACCCATTCCCTTAAATGTTTCTGTacaaattcagaaaaaaaacagaaaatctagattatttaaaaataagaaggGTTTATAATGCCCCACTAAAGATGAGCGTGATATTGGAGGTGTTGTATCTACTTACTGGTCTTTAACACTGTCAGAGATGGCACAATAGAAGGATATAGTTTGAAACAAAGGATTAGTCTTTGGAGGTTATAAAGCTAAATGACAACATTTGCTAATAATCCTGCTCACCTGGCTTGCATGGTTCTCTGCCCGTCTTTGGGAATCTAGCGATCCGAGCTACTGTTCATCACCGTGTCAGTCATGGCAACACTAACACATTCTAAAAGACAGAACAAAAAGCAAGGTAAAAATCCAACAAGATTGAAACTGCCATAAATCGTGAAGATTGTTGTGCCTAATTAGTGGAAACTAATAGCTTGCGAAGGAAGGCGTACAGGGAAAAGTACAATGGAGAGTCATTAAAAGAATGGTTAGTTTTAGATTGAAATCCTCTAGTACGCACATTTAGcttttccattgtttttgtcTCATCTTAAGCAGCGCTAACTTAAGTGCCACTACAGGTTGCCCAATGGATTGAAACAGCGAAAAGCTCTAATTGGCAAACCACCAGATTGATTTCATTGCAGTAGACTGATGAAAGGAATGAATCAAAAGGATGTCAAATTACTGATTCAGATCATAATCACACTGCCATTCAGATGCACACTTCAAACGATTTCAGAGGCCTGAAACTGATCAAATATTTGCTACAACACCAACTGCAAGATAAGCACATTTCCCGGATTCATATTTACAGCCAACTATTTCCTTCTCTGTTTTAATCACTCATACAGATGTGCTTAAACTCCAAGATATATTTTCAGCacacaattcatattttagCAGCCTGtattaaatgtttcattttagaCACATAAAAAACTGGACAGTTTTGGAAGAACTcaggaaaacaaaatggaaaaataaactgAATCAATCAagtgaggtgaaaaaaaaataagataaggcAATGAagtcaaatgagaaaaaaatgttttaaaatgcacGAGAGTGTAAAGACGATCAAAGACTATGTTGCTTTGAAATTCACCCTTGAATGCCCTAACTTTGCATCTCAAAGGTAAACAGGTTATTTTGCAGTGagcattcattccattttttgtaGAAGTACAAACTAAACTCCAATCTCATACTTTGCAGTCTATTTTTTGTGAGTGGAGATTTCTCCTAAAACTCTTAGTGAGAATTTAGACATCTTTCTGTGTCAGGTGCGCAGTCAATGTCCTGAAGGCAAGTAGCACCAAACTGTGAAGCGCTGCAGGCTGCACCAAACAAAAAGCTCCTGGAGCTGATGTCAGGAATAGTGATGGTGCATACGGCAATCGTGTTCCCACTGTATGGCATTAAAGGGATGAACAgtgagaatgtggaaaaaaaataaaatcaatagcaTTCTCCTGTCAACAGTTCAGTAGAGCTTTAAAGATTGCGCTCCCTCACTTGCCTGATCATTTTGAATGCAGTGAATGGTGCATCAGAGCCACACATTGTGACCCATTATCTTTCATTTCAGCGCCCTGCCGGTGAGATGGAAGAAATAGCAGCAAACTTGCTGGACTCCTCGTAAAACTGCAATACTGGGTGAGGGCTTTCCTTTTGTGATGCCACTGCAGCAATGTGCAACACACTTTTTCTGGGATGATCAATGGAAAAGTGTTGAAAAGTGCAACAAGAAAAGAATAATATAGTGCTGGATAAAGcatactgtacattttttaacaataataacgTCCGccagacatgtttttttaatctacaaggggaaaaaaagaaattgcatGAGTATTATTACCCATGTAGTATGTTGCACTCTCATACTGTGCTttctaaataaattattttctgttttctcatttttt comes from the Stigmatopora nigra isolate UIUO_SnigA chromosome 22, RoL_Snig_1.1, whole genome shotgun sequence genome and includes:
- the LOC144215320 gene encoding rabphilin-3A-like isoform X2, with the translated sequence MQARGNWTMQPGPAPGSAPELTDEEKEIINGVIARAEKMEAMEQERIGRLINRLDDMKKTVCGDGLSRCVLCGEQLGTPGVSSVVCEDCKKNMCTKCGTQCGSKPRAVWLCKICREQREVWKRSGAWFFKGFPKQFLPAPMTLSKTKDQESSKPREQTTLQQKPGQSQNPPPTNQVSGAELKGRAGYPPVAPKPSVPRAATGHASLDEGDQGSPMVMKRMVPVQSSRPQPVVAPSMTPQGQPGREGAAYSSGAVPPEPRAPPAIQEDRRQPAVYSAPPARHQAPPAAEEEEANDYDSDEATTLGSLEFSLMYDQESNSLHCSILKAKGLKPMDSNGLADPYVKLHLLPGASKSTKLRTKTLRNTRNPAWNETLTYHGLTDDDMQRKTLRLSVCDEDKFGHNEFIGETRVALKKLKLNQKKNFNVCLERVVPTKRTATAGGARGIALYEDESAKDGGEAEERGRILISLMYSTQLNRLLVGVVRCVHLAAMDANGYSDPYVKIILKPDMGKKGKCKTQIKKRTLNPEFNEEFSFDIKHGELAKKTLDVSVWDYDIGKSNDYIGGCQLGITAKGERLKHWYECLKNKDKKIERWHTLLNENHTASD
- the LOC144215320 gene encoding rabphilin-3A-like isoform X1, yielding MQASVKDQGNWTMQPGPAPGSAPELTDEEKEIINGVIARAEKMEAMEQERIGRLINRLDDMKKTVCGDGLSRCVLCGEQLGTPGVSSVVCEDCKKNMCTKCGTQCGSKPRAVWLCKICREQREVWKRSGAWFFKGFPKQFLPAPMTLSKTKDQESSKPREQTTLQQKPGQSQNPPPTNQVSGAELKGRAGYPPVAPKPSVPRAATGHASLDEGDQGSPMVMKRMVPVQSSRPQPVVAPSMTPQGQPGREGAAYSSGAVPPEPRAPPAIQEDRRQPAVYSAPPARHQAPPAAEEEEANDYDSDEATTLGSLEFSLMYDQESNSLHCSILKAKGLKPMDSNGLADPYVKLHLLPGASKSTKLRTKTLRNTRNPAWNETLTYHGLTDDDMQRKTLRLSVCDEDKFGHNEFIGETRVALKKLKLNQKKNFNVCLERVVPTKRTATAGGARGIALYEDESAKDGGEAEERGRILISLMYSTQLNRLLVGVVRCVHLAAMDANGYSDPYVKIILKPDMGKKGKCKTQIKKRTLNPEFNEEFSFDIKHGELAKKTLDVSVWDYDIGKSNDYIGGCQLGITAKGERLKHWYECLKNKDKKIERWHTLLNENHTASD